One window from the genome of Candidatus Didemnitutus sp. encodes:
- a CDS encoding PD40 domain-containing protein, with the protein MRAMTRLILGLASILALASSLRADSTAGYYRFPSIHGDTIVFTAEGDLWRASVNGGAAQRLTSHPGYETSAAISPDGQWVAFSGQYEGPVEVYVMPLAGGRPKRLTFEGENALVRGWTPDGKILYATRAFATIPDNQLVAIDPQTGARTFVPLAQADEGAYSPDGQTLVFTRYSFQGSHAKRYVGGTAQNLWRFDAGATEATQYHADFRGVSRWPMWLGNRIYFASERDGTSNLWSMQPDGSDLRQHTHHADFGVKNPQGDAAHIVYQNGADLWLYDLKTDQTRRLDLTLTSDFDQTRETWVTKPTDFTTAIALSPDGDRMALVARGQVFVAPAGQGRLVEVARKSGVRYRSVSFTPDGKSLIVLSDESGEVEFWKLPANNRGQPEQLTTGGETLRMTGVLSPDGKWIAYTERDDDLMLFNVETKETKLVAHSKFQDFGSPDLDWSPDSKWLAYAMSADTGNQQILLYGLDSGKSTPVTSDRVISSSPAFAPDGKWLYFLSDRSFNSLVGAPWGPRQPEPFLDKPTKIYLLALADEKRSPFQPSDELVAEEKKASEKKSDDEKPATPATDEQKPAPSGDKAVAKVDGKKSDDADKKAAADKKSGDDKKKKIEVKVALDGLAARLWEVPVGPGNYASLAVNDKAVFVTDRDAGADGPASARLLAIEIKNKDVEATTVLGGVRGYQLSADGKKLLVRQSENFAIIDAAPRAAGDVAKSRVNLSTLRFPYSPRESWRQMFTDAWRLHRDYFYAQNMHGVDWKANLQKHLPLVDRVTDRAELDDVLNYLISELSALHTDARGGTLRPFEPQIAVASLGARWSRDEAAGGYRLDYIYQSDPEFLERRGPLLTPGLGIKAGDVIVEINGTPTLSVPDAASLLRNQAGRQVLLSLKPAGGGEVVQRIVTPVSANDAVGLRYTDWEYTRRLEVDRKSDNTIGYAHIRAMGTDNYYEFVRQYYASANKGGLILDLRHNRGGNIDSWMVARLMRPAWMWWSNRYGLSFPHLQNAFRGHLVVLVDAWTASDGETMANAIRHLKLGETIGVRTWGGGIWLSGSNFLVDRGLARAAEFGSFIPGEGWVIEGDGFTPDVIVDNNPARAFRGEDTQLDAAIKRLQELIAKNPKHLLPTPPPLPDKTLKTWTPPKR; encoded by the coding sequence ATGCGTGCCATGACCCGCCTCATCCTCGGCCTCGCCTCGATCCTCGCGCTGGCCTCGTCGCTCCGCGCCGACAGCACCGCCGGCTACTACCGCTTCCCCTCGATCCACGGAGACACGATCGTGTTCACCGCCGAAGGCGATCTCTGGCGCGCCTCGGTCAACGGCGGCGCCGCCCAGCGCCTCACCAGTCATCCCGGCTACGAGACCAGCGCCGCGATCTCGCCCGACGGCCAGTGGGTCGCCTTCTCCGGCCAATACGAGGGCCCCGTCGAGGTCTACGTGATGCCGCTCGCCGGCGGCCGCCCGAAGCGCCTCACCTTCGAAGGCGAAAACGCCCTCGTCCGCGGGTGGACGCCCGATGGCAAAATCCTCTACGCCACCCGCGCCTTCGCGACGATTCCCGACAACCAACTCGTCGCCATCGACCCGCAAACCGGTGCCCGCACCTTCGTGCCGCTCGCGCAGGCCGACGAAGGCGCCTACTCGCCCGACGGCCAGACGCTCGTCTTCACGCGCTACTCGTTCCAAGGCTCGCACGCCAAACGCTACGTCGGCGGCACCGCGCAAAACCTCTGGCGCTTCGACGCCGGCGCGACCGAGGCGACGCAATATCACGCGGACTTCCGCGGCGTGAGCCGCTGGCCGATGTGGCTCGGCAACCGCATCTACTTCGCCAGCGAACGCGACGGCACCAGCAATCTCTGGTCGATGCAGCCCGACGGCTCCGACCTCCGCCAGCACACGCACCACGCCGATTTCGGCGTGAAAAATCCCCAGGGCGACGCCGCGCACATCGTCTACCAGAACGGCGCCGACCTCTGGCTCTACGACCTCAAGACCGACCAGACGCGCCGCCTCGACCTCACGCTCACCTCCGACTTCGACCAGACGCGCGAGACCTGGGTCACCAAACCCACCGACTTCACCACCGCCATCGCCCTCTCGCCCGACGGCGACCGCATGGCGCTCGTCGCCCGCGGCCAGGTCTTCGTCGCCCCGGCCGGCCAGGGCCGCCTCGTCGAAGTCGCCCGCAAAAGCGGCGTGCGCTACCGCAGCGTCAGCTTCACGCCCGACGGCAAATCGCTCATCGTCCTCTCCGACGAGTCCGGCGAAGTCGAATTCTGGAAACTCCCCGCCAACAACCGCGGCCAGCCCGAGCAACTCACCACCGGCGGCGAGACCCTCCGCATGACCGGCGTGCTTTCGCCCGACGGCAAATGGATCGCCTACACCGAACGCGACGACGACCTGATGCTCTTCAACGTCGAGACGAAGGAAACCAAGCTCGTCGCCCACTCCAAGTTCCAGGACTTCGGCAGCCCCGATCTCGATTGGTCGCCCGACAGCAAGTGGCTCGCCTACGCCATGTCGGCCGACACCGGCAACCAACAGATTCTCCTCTACGGGCTCGACTCCGGCAAATCCACGCCCGTCACCAGCGACCGCGTGATCAGCTCTAGCCCCGCCTTCGCCCCCGACGGCAAGTGGCTGTATTTCCTCTCCGACCGCTCCTTCAACTCGCTCGTCGGCGCGCCGTGGGGCCCGCGTCAGCCCGAGCCCTTCCTCGACAAGCCGACCAAGATCTACCTCCTCGCGCTCGCCGACGAGAAACGCTCGCCCTTCCAACCCAGCGACGAACTCGTCGCCGAGGAGAAAAAGGCGTCCGAGAAGAAATCCGACGACGAGAAACCGGCCACGCCCGCGACCGACGAGCAGAAACCGGCACCGTCCGGCGACAAGGCCGTCGCGAAAGTCGACGGGAAAAAAAGCGACGACGCCGACAAGAAAGCCGCAGCCGACAAGAAGTCCGGCGACGACAAAAAGAAGAAAATCGAAGTGAAGGTCGCCCTCGACGGTCTCGCCGCCCGCCTCTGGGAAGTGCCCGTCGGCCCCGGCAACTACGCCAGCCTCGCTGTGAACGACAAAGCCGTGTTCGTCACCGACCGCGACGCCGGCGCCGACGGCCCCGCGTCCGCCCGCCTGCTCGCCATCGAGATCAAGAACAAGGACGTCGAAGCCACGACGGTGCTCGGTGGCGTCCGCGGCTACCAACTCTCCGCCGACGGCAAGAAGCTGCTCGTCCGCCAGAGCGAGAACTTCGCGATCATCGACGCCGCCCCGCGCGCCGCCGGCGACGTCGCCAAATCCCGCGTCAATCTCAGCACGCTCCGCTTCCCCTACTCGCCCCGCGAGAGCTGGCGCCAGATGTTCACCGACGCGTGGCGCCTGCACCGCGATTACTTCTACGCGCAGAACATGCACGGCGTCGACTGGAAGGCCAACCTCCAGAAACACCTCCCGCTCGTTGATCGCGTCACCGATCGCGCCGAGCTCGACGACGTGCTCAACTACCTCATCAGCGAACTCTCCGCACTGCACACCGACGCACGCGGCGGCACGCTCCGGCCGTTCGAGCCGCAGATTGCTGTCGCCTCGCTCGGCGCCCGCTGGTCGCGCGACGAAGCCGCCGGCGGCTACCGCCTCGACTACATCTACCAGAGCGATCCCGAGTTCCTCGAACGCCGCGGCCCGCTCCTCACGCCCGGCCTCGGCATCAAAGCCGGCGACGTGATCGTCGAGATCAACGGCACGCCGACGCTCTCCGTCCCCGACGCCGCGTCGCTGCTCCGCAACCAAGCCGGCCGGCAGGTTCTCCTCTCGCTCAAGCCCGCCGGCGGCGGCGAAGTTGTTCAACGCATCGTCACGCCCGTCAGTGCGAACGACGCCGTCGGCCTGCGCTACACCGATTGGGAATACACCCGCCGCCTCGAGGTCGACCGCAAGTCCGACAACACGATCGGCTACGCGCACATTCGCGCGATGGGCACCGACAACTACTACGAGTTCGTCCGCCAATACTACGCCTCCGCCAACAAGGGCGGCCTCATCCTCGACCTGCGCCACAACCGCGGCGGCAACATCGACAGCTGGATGGTTGCCCGCCTCATGCGCCCCGCCTGGATGTGGTGGAGCAACCGCTACGGCCTTTCCTTCCCTCATCTGCAAAACGCCTTCCGCGGCCATCTCGTCGTGCTCGTCGACGCCTGGACCGCCTCCGACGGCGAGACGATGGCCAACGCCATCCGCCACCTCAAACTCGGCGAGACCAT
- the coaD gene encoding pantetheine-phosphate adenylyltransferase: MRLCIYPGTFDPFTNGHLDVLLRAAKLFDRVTVAVALSSTKEPLFTAEQRVALIKATVGRMPNIDVVAFDGLLVEFAHQRKAHAIIRGLRALSDFEFEFNMALMNRHLEPQVETIFVMPNESYSYTSSTLVKQIARLGGDVTKFVPAPVAEALQEVFKHPTPRQARAGAKSGWHRRST, encoded by the coding sequence ATGAGACTCTGCATCTACCCCGGCACTTTCGATCCGTTCACCAACGGCCATCTCGACGTTTTGCTGCGCGCCGCGAAGCTGTTCGACCGCGTCACGGTTGCCGTCGCCCTTAGCTCCACCAAGGAGCCGCTCTTCACCGCCGAGCAGCGCGTCGCACTCATTAAGGCGACCGTCGGCCGCATGCCGAACATCGACGTCGTCGCCTTCGACGGCCTCCTCGTCGAATTCGCCCACCAGCGGAAGGCGCACGCGATCATCCGCGGCCTGCGCGCGCTGTCGGACTTTGAATTCGAATTCAACATGGCCTTGATGAACCGCCACCTCGAGCCGCAGGTGGAAACGATCTTCGTCATGCCGAACGAGAGCTACAGCTACACCAGCTCCACCCTCGTGAAACAGATCGCCCGACTCGGCGGCGACGTGACGAAGTTCGTCCCCGCGCCCGTCGCCGAAGCGTTGCAGGAAGTGTTCAAGCACCCGACGCCGCGCCAGGCGCGCGCCGGCGCCAAGAGCGGCTGGCACCGCCGGAGCACTTGA
- the pgsA gene encoding CDP-diacylglycerol--glycerol-3-phosphate 3-phosphatidyltransferase, protein MTLPNLLTISRVPLMFVVVGLMYADFAWCATIAFWLYIAAALTDWLDGLLARRSNQVSAFGRFMDAVIDKVMVLGLMIALTNRGYFYFAGHDYTITAVMLLLCILAREFAVSGMRMAAAMRGIAIEADTSGKVKTFTQLNAIGWLLGARMFEHDWSEIFPPSDRIIITVIHNIGLILFVLSAVLTITSGLSYFKRHGHVVMD, encoded by the coding sequence ATGACTCTCCCCAATCTGCTCACCATTTCACGCGTGCCACTGATGTTCGTCGTGGTCGGGTTGATGTATGCGGATTTCGCGTGGTGCGCGACGATCGCGTTCTGGCTCTACATCGCGGCGGCGCTGACCGACTGGCTGGATGGCTTGCTGGCGCGGCGGTCGAATCAGGTGTCGGCGTTCGGGCGTTTCATGGACGCGGTGATCGACAAGGTCATGGTGCTCGGCCTGATGATCGCGCTGACGAACCGCGGGTATTTCTATTTTGCCGGGCACGACTACACGATCACGGCGGTGATGCTGCTGCTCTGCATCCTCGCGCGCGAATTCGCGGTGTCGGGCATGCGGATGGCGGCGGCGATGCGCGGCATCGCGATCGAGGCGGACACGAGCGGCAAGGTGAAGACTTTCACGCAGCTCAATGCGATCGGCTGGCTGCTCGGCGCGCGGATGTTCGAGCACGATTGGAGCGAGATTTTCCCGCCGAGCGACCGCATCATCATCACGGTCATCCACAACATCGGCCTGATCCTCTTCGTGCTGTCGGCGGTGCTGACGATCACGTCGGGCCTCTCGTATTTCAAGCGCCACGGACATGTGGTGATGGATTGA
- a CDS encoding phosphatidylglycerophosphatase A codes for MQLKEPRWPALLPGKWVQEIATLGPLGMRMPAPGTWGAAAGVFYALLFFRHVPWPTTVVVTLIASYLAVGLTGEASRRMGKSDPGEVILDEFVVMPLVFLGAARAFGGVWPEWVVLAVGFAWFRVFDILKPFGISRLQRWPGGWGIVADDFVAALAACVALHLSGWVWLRF; via the coding sequence ATGCAACTGAAGGAGCCGCGCTGGCCGGCGTTGCTGCCGGGCAAATGGGTGCAGGAAATCGCGACGCTCGGTCCGCTCGGCATGCGGATGCCGGCACCGGGGACGTGGGGCGCGGCGGCGGGTGTGTTTTATGCGCTGCTGTTTTTCCGACATGTGCCGTGGCCGACGACGGTCGTGGTCACACTGATCGCGAGCTATCTCGCGGTCGGGCTCACGGGTGAAGCCTCGCGGCGCATGGGAAAAAGCGACCCGGGCGAAGTGATCCTCGATGAATTCGTCGTGATGCCGCTCGTGTTTCTCGGCGCGGCGCGCGCGTTCGGCGGCGTGTGGCCGGAGTGGGTCGTGCTCGCGGTGGGCTTCGCGTGGTTTCGCGTGTTCGATATCCTGAAACCGTTCGGCATCTCGCGCCTGCAGCGCTGGCCGGGCGGGTGGGGGATCGTCGCAGACGATTTCGTTGCGGCGCTCGCCGCGTGCGTGGCGTTGCACCTGAGCGGTTGGGTTTGGCTGCGATTCTGA
- a CDS encoding CPBP family intramembrane metalloprotease, with amino-acid sequence MSEIEQTAAEIRSGESEPPARRARWMKRAQVFDAWLRGRSFGTLVAVLYLLFAVVAFVTGFVRVGLDALLGVWLPQTVDSMRLGMQIFGAMLLAPLMETWLCQTVFLDYVAGTRFFASRPRTVFALSALCFGLQHFYSLGYIVYGCAAGAVLAYAFVSAGRRARGFWVTAAVHAAWNCTVLLLHRYGGD; translated from the coding sequence ATGTCTGAGATCGAGCAGACTGCGGCGGAAATTCGGTCGGGGGAAAGCGAGCCGCCGGCGCGTCGCGCACGGTGGATGAAGCGCGCGCAGGTATTCGATGCGTGGCTGCGCGGCCGATCGTTCGGCACGCTGGTTGCGGTGCTTTATCTTTTGTTCGCCGTCGTCGCTTTCGTGACGGGGTTCGTGCGCGTCGGTCTCGATGCACTGCTCGGCGTGTGGCTGCCGCAGACGGTCGATAGCATGAGACTCGGTATGCAGATTTTTGGGGCGATGCTGCTGGCGCCGCTCATGGAGACTTGGCTTTGTCAGACAGTGTTTCTCGATTACGTCGCCGGCACCCGATTCTTTGCGTCGCGGCCGCGGACGGTGTTCGCGTTATCGGCCCTGTGCTTCGGGCTCCAGCATTTCTACAGCTTGGGCTACATCGTCTACGGCTGCGCCGCGGGCGCGGTGCTGGCGTATGCGTTCGTGTCGGCGGGCCGCCGGGCGCGGGGTTTCTGGGTGACGGCGGCGGTGCACGCCGCGTGGAACTGCACGGTGCTGCTGCTGCACCGATATGGCGGCGACTAA
- a CDS encoding UpxY family transcription antiterminator — MGQHLPDFTEPRWFVCHTKPRCEKKFADLLAREKFDHYLALIESVRRYGAQKKVFTKPLFAGYVFAQIIPEKKTRVYQQDLLVRALMVENEPVFLRQLADVKAVCASGYEAALHPLIRKGTRVRVSGGALNGLEGYVDDPVNPKGIVVSVDVLQQGLLVRLPLESLQPLP, encoded by the coding sequence ATGGGCCAGCATCTTCCCGATTTCACCGAGCCGCGTTGGTTCGTCTGTCATACCAAGCCGCGCTGCGAAAAGAAATTCGCCGATCTGCTCGCGCGCGAGAAATTCGACCACTACCTCGCACTCATCGAGAGCGTGCGCCGCTACGGCGCGCAGAAGAAGGTTTTCACCAAGCCGCTCTTCGCCGGCTACGTCTTCGCGCAAATCATCCCGGAAAAGAAAACACGCGTCTACCAACAGGACCTCCTCGTCCGCGCCCTCATGGTCGAGAACGAGCCCGTCTTCCTCCGCCAACTCGCCGACGTGAAAGCCGTCTGCGCGTCGGGCTACGAAGCCGCGCTGCACCCGCTCATCCGGAAGGGCACGCGCGTGCGCGTCAGCGGCGGTGCGCTCAACGGCCTCGAAGGTTATGTGGACGATCCCGTGAACCCGAAGGGAATCGTCGTGTCCGTGGACGTGTTGCAACAAGGCTTGTTGGTCCGCCTGCCGCTGGAAAGCCTGCAACCGCTCCCGTGA
- a CDS encoding 3-dehydroquinate dehydratase, with the protein MKTFAILHGPNLNRLGKREPHIYGTATLKDLEQLIRTEAKRLGVRVVFFQSNHEGALIDRIHALADRGVSGFVVNFGAYTHTSIALHDALKSVAPLSAVEVHISDIKKREKFRRHSYTAAACVAMISGKGFPGYLEALQLLAARA; encoded by the coding sequence TTGAAGACCTTCGCCATCCTCCACGGCCCGAACCTCAATCGCCTCGGCAAACGCGAGCCGCACATCTACGGCACCGCCACGCTCAAGGACCTCGAGCAGCTCATCCGCACCGAAGCCAAGCGCCTCGGCGTGCGCGTCGTGTTCTTCCAGTCGAACCACGAAGGCGCGCTCATCGATCGCATTCATGCGCTCGCCGACCGCGGCGTCTCCGGCTTCGTCGTGAACTTCGGCGCCTACACGCACACGAGCATCGCGCTGCACGACGCCTTGAAAAGCGTCGCGCCGCTGTCCGCCGTCGAGGTGCACATTTCGGATATCAAAAAGCGCGAAAAATTCCGCCGCCATTCCTACACCGCCGCCGCCTGCGTCGCGATGATCAGCGGCAAGGGTTTCCCCGGCTACCTCGAGGCGCTGCAACTCCTCGCCGCGCGCGCCTGA
- a CDS encoding Nif3-like dinuclear metal center hexameric protein: MASLQQLTDYCDRRTRRSSFKDYPGAVNGLQVANDGRVTKIGAAVDAGLVPFEQAVECGVDFLVVHHGLFWGGAQPLTGPAYERYATLIRGNCAVYSSHLPLDAHAELGNNVLLARQLGLKPKGRFLPHDDDFVGWTAPNKFKRAQLRNRLEELYPRVVALEFGAALPKHIAFCSGSGNSAIAALPATGIDTLVTGELREEWFNFAQEQRLNIYCCGHYATETLAVKALAAELAKKFRLPWVFIDTENPL; this comes from the coding sequence ATGGCCTCGCTCCAGCAACTCACCGACTACTGCGACCGGCGCACCCGGCGCTCGTCCTTCAAGGACTACCCCGGCGCGGTCAACGGCCTGCAAGTCGCCAACGACGGACGTGTCACGAAGATCGGCGCGGCCGTCGACGCGGGCCTCGTGCCGTTCGAGCAGGCGGTCGAGTGCGGCGTGGATTTTCTGGTCGTGCATCACGGACTCTTCTGGGGCGGAGCGCAGCCGCTCACCGGGCCGGCCTACGAACGCTACGCGACGCTCATCCGCGGCAACTGCGCGGTCTACTCGTCGCACCTGCCGCTCGATGCGCACGCCGAGCTCGGGAACAACGTCCTGCTCGCCCGCCAGCTCGGTCTGAAACCCAAGGGCCGCTTCCTGCCGCACGACGACGATTTCGTCGGCTGGACCGCGCCGAACAAATTCAAGCGCGCACAACTCCGCAACCGTCTCGAAGAACTCTACCCGCGCGTCGTGGCGCTCGAGTTCGGCGCCGCGCTGCCGAAGCACATCGCGTTTTGCAGCGGCTCGGGCAACAGCGCCATCGCCGCGCTGCCCGCGACCGGCATCGACACGCTCGTGACCGGCGAACTCCGCGAGGAGTGGTTCAACTTCGCGCAGGAACAGCGCCTCAACATCTACTGCTGCGGCCACTACGCGACGGAAACGCTCGCGGTGAAGGCGCTCGCCGCCGAGCTCGCGAAGAAATTCCGCCTCCCGTGGGTGTTCATCGACACGGAGAATCCCCTTTGA
- a CDS encoding cytidine/deoxycytidylate deaminase family protein — translation MEAGLNPTAPAAAPRETAPSNPIDLIAEATARFEHRPSWDEYFMATATLISSRSNCERLNVGCVIVTGGERRNRIVAAGYNGWLPGTPHVSRIRDNHETATVHAEQNAVADAARRGSSVEGCTAYVTHYPCINCAKILAAAGIAEVKYHTDYNNDPFVAPILADAGVKISKL, via the coding sequence ATGGAGGCTGGCTTGAATCCCACCGCTCCCGCCGCCGCTCCGCGCGAGACGGCTCCGAGCAACCCCATCGATCTCATCGCCGAGGCGACCGCTCGCTTCGAGCATCGACCGAGTTGGGACGAGTATTTCATGGCGACGGCGACCTTGATCTCGTCGCGCTCGAACTGCGAGCGCCTGAACGTCGGCTGCGTGATCGTGACCGGCGGCGAGCGCCGCAACCGCATCGTCGCGGCCGGCTACAACGGCTGGCTGCCCGGCACGCCTCACGTCTCGCGCATCCGCGACAACCACGAGACCGCCACCGTGCACGCCGAGCAGAACGCCGTGGCGGATGCCGCGCGGCGCGGGTCGAGCGTCGAGGGCTGCACGGCCTACGTGACCCATTATCCGTGCATCAATTGCGCGAAGATCCTCGCGGCGGCCGGCATCGCGGAGGTCAAGTATCACACCGACTACAACAACGACCCGTTCGTGGCGCCGATCCTCGCCGATGCAGGCGTGAAAATCTCGAAGCTCTGA
- a CDS encoding YqgE/AlgH family protein: protein MKPRRSNPKESFAGSLLLSHPAMKDPNFGRTVVLMSAHDADGALGVVINRPLRRRLDEISPDFALSPLAKVPLYTGGPVETQKLILAAWRWRDESGEFELQFGLDPERATALVAEPGYTLRGFLGYSGWGKGQLENEMKQNTWFVAGPANYNLGAEDGPALWRLILGSLDPELKLLADEPDDPSKN from the coding sequence ATGAAACCGCGCCGCTCGAATCCGAAGGAGAGTTTCGCGGGCAGCCTGTTGCTCTCGCATCCGGCGATGAAGGATCCGAATTTCGGCCGCACCGTCGTGCTCATGTCGGCGCACGATGCGGACGGCGCGTTGGGAGTGGTAATCAATCGCCCGCTGCGTCGGCGGCTCGACGAGATCAGTCCGGATTTCGCGCTGAGTCCGCTGGCCAAGGTCCCGCTCTACACCGGTGGGCCGGTCGAGACGCAAAAGCTCATTCTCGCGGCGTGGCGGTGGCGCGACGAGTCGGGCGAATTCGAGCTGCAATTCGGCCTCGATCCGGAGCGCGCGACAGCGCTGGTGGCCGAGCCGGGCTACACGCTGCGCGGCTTTCTCGGCTACTCGGGCTGGGGGAAGGGGCAGCTCGAAAACGAGATGAAGCAGAACACCTGGTTCGTCGCGGGACCGGCCAACTACAACCTCGGTGCCGAGGACGGTCCGGCGCTGTGGCGTTTGATTCTGGGGTCGCTCGATCCCGAGCTGAAATTGCTCGCGGACGAGCCCGACGATCCGTCGAAGAACTGA
- a CDS encoding ammonium transporter, whose amino-acid sequence MMNTHPLRKLAAGAAVLSLPTFALAQAATPPAPTVDSGITSWMLVSTTLVLLMVPGLALFYGGLVRTKNVLGTMMHSFIAMAIVGVIWAVAGYSLAFGPNILGGFVGWNKDLLFLSGIDQTIMSYNVPEYVFAMFQGKFAIITPALIAGAVAERISFRGWAVFITLWVIFVYAPLCHWVWAGDGYFFKMGAIDFAGGTVVHISSGISGLVLALFVGPRLGHPKLSTSPNNLTMVLLGAGLLWVGWFGFNAGSAVASNIDTARALTVTQVAAATGALTWVLIEAFAHGKPTSLGLASGILAGLVAITPAAGVVGVKGAIALGVIAAVGCYFVITLKGKFGYDDTLDAFGVHGAGGIIGAIALTFFIRDSWAKPDGWTLMGQLKTQIFAVGATVAFAVVMTLIIGFIVQKTVGLRLSEQSERAGMDHDLHGERGYGLNNLN is encoded by the coding sequence ATGATGAACACACACCCACTACGGAAGCTCGCGGCCGGAGCCGCCGTGCTTTCCTTGCCAACGTTCGCGCTCGCGCAGGCCGCGACGCCACCCGCCCCGACCGTCGATTCAGGCATCACCTCGTGGATGCTCGTCTCGACGACGCTCGTGTTGCTGATGGTCCCCGGCCTGGCGCTTTTCTATGGCGGCCTCGTCCGCACGAAAAACGTCCTCGGCACCATGATGCACTCGTTCATCGCCATGGCGATCGTCGGCGTCATCTGGGCAGTCGCGGGTTACTCGCTGGCCTTCGGCCCGAATATCCTCGGCGGCTTCGTGGGCTGGAACAAAGACCTGCTGTTCCTCTCGGGCATCGATCAGACGATCATGTCCTACAACGTGCCCGAATACGTCTTCGCGATGTTCCAGGGCAAGTTCGCCATCATCACTCCGGCGCTCATCGCCGGCGCGGTCGCCGAGCGCATCAGCTTCCGCGGCTGGGCGGTCTTCATCACGCTCTGGGTCATCTTCGTTTACGCGCCGCTCTGCCACTGGGTGTGGGCCGGTGACGGTTACTTCTTCAAGATGGGTGCGATCGACTTCGCGGGCGGCACGGTCGTCCACATCTCGTCTGGTATTTCCGGTCTCGTGCTCGCGCTGTTCGTCGGACCGCGCCTCGGTCACCCGAAGCTCTCCACTTCGCCGAATAACCTGACGATGGTTCTCCTCGGCGCCGGTCTCCTGTGGGTCGGCTGGTTCGGCTTCAACGCCGGCTCCGCGGTCGCCTCGAACATCGACACCGCGCGCGCCCTCACGGTCACGCAGGTCGCCGCCGCCACCGGCGCGCTCACCTGGGTGCTCATCGAAGCCTTCGCGCACGGCAAACCGACCTCGCTCGGTCTCGCCTCCGGCATCCTCGCCGGCCTCGTGGCCATCACGCCCGCCGCGGGTGTGGTCGGCGTCAAGGGCGCGATCGCGCTCGGCGTCATCGCCGCGGTCGGCTGCTACTTCGTCATCACGCTCAAGGGCAAGTTCGGCTACGACGACACGCTCGATGCGTTCGGCGTGCACGGCGCAGGCGGCATCATCGGTGCCATCGCCCTCACGTTCTTCATTCGCGACAGCTGGGCCAAGCCCGACGGCTGGACGCTCATGGGCCAGCTCAAGACGCAGATCTTCGCGGTCGGCGCCACGGTGGCTTTCGCGGTCGTGATGACGCTGATCATCGGCTTCATCGTCCAGAAGACCGTCGGCCTCCGCCTCAGTGAGCAGTCCGAACGCGCCGGCATGGACCATGACCTCCACGGCGAGCGCGGCTACGGCCTCAACAACCTCAACTAA
- a CDS encoding P-II family nitrogen regulator translates to MKLITAIIREEKLDEVRQALIDAEIERITVSRVSGHGQQQEIEFQRGQKVIPNLIPRIEIKIACNDAFEDITVNAILKAAKSGKEGEVGDGKIFIQELKECIRIRTGERGGTAI, encoded by the coding sequence ATGAAGCTTATCACCGCCATCATCCGCGAAGAGAAACTCGACGAGGTCCGCCAGGCCCTCATCGACGCCGAAATCGAGCGCATCACCGTGAGCCGCGTCTCCGGCCACGGCCAACAGCAGGAGATCGAGTTCCAGCGCGGTCAGAAGGTCATCCCGAACCTGATTCCGCGTATCGAGATCAAGATCGCCTGCAACGACGCCTTCGAAGACATCACCGTCAACGCCATCCTGAAAGCCGCGAAGTCCGGCAAGGAAGGCGAAGTCGGCGACGGCAAGATCTTCATCCAGGAACTCAAGGAGTGCATCCGCATCCGCACCGGCGAGCGCGGCGGCACCGCAATTTGA